In Anoplopoma fimbria isolate UVic2021 breed Golden Eagle Sablefish chromosome 12, Afim_UVic_2022, whole genome shotgun sequence, one DNA window encodes the following:
- the LOC129100287 gene encoding PHD and RING finger domain-containing protein 1-like has protein sequence MDESTGEGADKCYICLSPFEKQMIASLENCQHVFCLDCLLQWSQTANTCPVDRIRFAFINQRRCPGGAIQKKIKVRSKKREDNDGDEEEGSNSVICEECGRSDRPHRLLVCIHCDSGYHMDCLTPSLKTGPEGDWICAECAVTPQHTDSSMVEGEISDGELTDILAEVDETASTSSRLRPSTINRPSGSTDRRHSQRIQSRASANPHPLPQAPLHVPRYLLRATMPAVTTVEVAAPHHSDTSSAACQVKDMKKKEACYLSS, from the exons atggaTGAATCCACCGGAGAGGGAGCAGATAAATGTTATATCTGTCTGAGCCCCTTTGAAAAGCAGATGATAGCCTCTCTGGAGAACTGCCAGCATGTCTTTTGCCTTGATTGTTTACTCCAGTGGTCCCAG ACAGCCAACACATGTCCTGTGGATCGGATCAGATTCGCCTTCATCAACCAGAGACGGTGTCCTGGAGGGGCCATCCAAAAGAAG ATCAAAGTGAGGTCAAAGAAAAGGGAAgataatgatggtgatgaagaagaggggagCAACTCTGTTATCTGCGAGGAATGTGGACGCAGCGACCGCCCGCACCGGCTGTTGGTGTGCATACACTGTGATTCAGG GTATCATATGGACTGCTTGACTCCATCATTAAAAACTGGCCCTGAAGGTGACTGGATTTGTGCTGAGTGTGCGGTCACTCCCCAGCACACAG ACAGCTCCATGGTGGAGGGTGAGATCAGTGATGGAGAACTAACGGACATCCTAGCTGAAGTAGATGAAACTGCATCTACCAGCAGTCGCCTTCGTCCCTCCACTATAAATCGTCCCAGCGGCTCCACTGATCGACGACACAGTCAGAGGATCCAGAGCAGAGCCAGCGCCAATCCCCATCCTCTACCCCAAGCCCCCTTG CATGTACCTAGATACCTGTTACGTGCAACAATGCCTGCAGTAACAACAGTTGAAGTAGCTGCACCTCATCACAGTGATACCAGCAGTGCTGCTTGTCA agttaaagacatgaaaaagaaggAAGCGTGCTACTTGAGCTCCTGA
- the LOC129099901 gene encoding lysophosphatidic acid receptor 6, translating to MMNVSGDDCTPPSAEYQYYFFPTVYILALVIGLPGNLAALFFFTFRINPRTAFSVYISNLALADTVILCTLPFKIHYHLNRNNWVFGDVACRVTGIMFFANIYLSICFMTCICVDRYMATVHPHTYLRLRSPLCSLVVSGLLWCVFVVAMLVFVLMGPLETKADISGNHSCFENFATKEWNTRLGGYSLVCLIFGSLLPSMIILVCYPLAARRISMIRTKTAQKAVKVIYTILAITLLCFLPNHVVYLLHLLRRKGVIKSCSLGNVIYDARRVTMALVILNTCLDPVLYYVTTNHCKWKQFKLAWWGRVRRRRGVYTIG from the coding sequence ATGATGAATGTGTCAGGTGACGACTGCACTCCCCCCTCGGCAGAGTACCAGTACTACTTTTTCCCAACGGTCTACATCCTCGCTTTAGTTATAGGCCTACCAGGAAATCTGgctgccctcttcttcttcaccttcagGATCAATCCCCGCACGGCCTTCAGTGTTTACATCAGCAACCTTGCTCTGGCAGACACCGTCATCCTCTGCACCCTGCCCTTTAAGATCCACTACCACCTCAACAGAAACAACTGGGTGTTTGGGGATGTCGCCTGCCGTGTCACCGGGATAATGTTCTTCGCCAACATCTACCTGAGCATCTGCTTCATGACTTGTATCTGTGTGGATCGCTACATGGCCACAGTACACCCGCACACCTATTTGAGGCTGCGGAGCCCCTTATGCTCCCTGGTTGTGAGCGGGTTGCTCTGGTGTGTATTTGTTGTGGCCATGCTGGTATTTGTCCTCATGGGACCCCTGGAAACCAAGGCAGATATATCTGGAAACCACAGCTGCTTTGAGAATTTCGCCACAAAAGAGTGGAACACGCGCTTGGGGGGGTACAGCCTGGTGTGTCTGATCTTTGGCTCCCTGCTGCCCTCCATGATCATCCTGGTGTGTTACCCGCTGGCTGCCAGGCGCATTTCCATGATTAGGACTAAAACAGCCCAAAAAGCAGTGAAGGTAATTTACACCATCCTGGCTATAACGCTGCTCTGCTTCCTGCCCAACCACGTGGTGTACCTGCTGCACCTCCTCCGACGTAAAGGGGTCATCAAGAGCTGCTCCTTGGGAAACGTCATCTACGACGCCAGGCGGGTCACTATGGCGCTCGTCATCCTCAACACATGCCTGGACCCCGTGCTTTACTACGTCACCACCAACCACTGCAAATGGAAGCAGTTTAAGTTGGCATGGTGGGGAAGAGTCCGGAGAAGAAGGGGTGTATATACCATTGGGTAA
- the ints11 gene encoding integrator complex subunit 11, translated as MPEIKVTPLGAGQDVGRSCILVSIGGKNIMLDCGMHMGYNDDRRFPDFTYITQNGRLTDFLDCVIISHFHLDHCGALPFMSEMVGYDGPIYMTHPTKAICPILLEDFRKITVDKKGETNFFTSQMIKDCMKKVVPLNLHQTVQVDDELEIKAYYAGHVLGAAMVHIKVGLESVVYTGDYNMTPDRHLGAAWIDKCRPDMLISESTYATTIRDSKRCRERDFLKKVHESIERGGKVLIPVFALGRAQELCILLETFWERMNLKAPIYFSTGLTEKANHYYKLFITWTNQKIRKTFVQRNMFEFKHIKAFDRSYADNPGPMVVFATPGMLHAGQSLQIFKKWAGNEKNMVIMPGYCVQGTIGHKILNGQRKLEMEGRSTLDVKLQVEYMSFSAHADAKGIMQLIRMAEPRNMLLVHGEAVKMEFLKGKIEQEFSIDCHMPANGETATVTTNPSVPVDISLNLLKREMALGGPLPDPKKPRTMHGTLIMKENSLKLVSSEQALKELGLNEHQLRFTCRVQLQDPHSDPDTLHRIYIHLKSVLKGYTIQHLPDGTVMVESIVIKVSSSAEDPNTKVLLLSWSYQDEDLGSFLSTLLKKGLPSGLC; from the exons AGACGTTTCCCAGACTTTACATATATAACCCAGAATGGGCGTCTGACTGATTTTCTGGACTGTGTGATCATCAG CCATTTCCACTTGGACCACTGTGGCGCTCTCCCCTTCATGAGTGAGATGGTGGGCTACGATGGACCCATCTACATGACCCATCCCACCAAGGCCATCTGTCCCATTTTGCTGGAGGACTTCCGGAAAATCACCGTGGACAAAAAGGGAGAAACCAACTTCTTCACCTCGCAGATGATCAAGGACTGCATGAAGAAAGTGGTACCTTTGAACCTGCACCAAACTGTCCAG GTGGATGATGAGCTGGAGATCAAGGCGTACTATGCAGGCCATGTCCTGGGAGCCGCCATGGTGCACATCAAAGTGGGATTAGAGTCTGTGGTCTACACT ggagACTATAACATGACACCTGACAGGCATCTAGG TGCTGCATGGATCGACAAGTGCCGTCCAGACATGCTTATCTCAGAGTCGACATATGCCACCACCATCCGGGACTcaaagagatgcagagagaggGACTTTTTGAAGAAAGTGCATGAAAGCatagaaagaggaggaaag GTTCTCATTCCAGTTTTTGCCCTCGGAAGAGCACAAGAACTCTGCATCCTGTTGGAAACATTTTG GGAGAGAATGAACCTAAAGGCCCCGATCTACTTCTCCACTGGGCTGACGGAGAAAGCTAACCATTATTACAAGCTTTTTATAACATGGACCAACCAGAAGATTCGAAAAACCTTTGTACAGAGAAACATGTTTGAATTTAAGCACATCAAGGCTTTTGATCGCTCCTATGCTGATAATCCTGGACCTATG GTGGTGTTTGCCACACCAGGTATGCTGCATGCTGGCCAGTCTTTGCAAATATTCAAGAAATGGGCTGGCAATGAGAAAAACATG GTCATCATGCCTGGGTATTGTGTACAAGGAACAATCGGTCACAAGATCCTTAATGGGCAGAGGAAACTGGAAATGGAAGGGAGATCAACA TTGGATGTGAAGCTACAGGTGGAGTACATGTCCTTCAGTGCCCATGCAGATGCCAAAGGCATCATGCAGCTCATTCGCATGGCTGAGCCTCGAAACATGCTGCTGGTACACGGGGAGGCGGTAAAAATGGAGTTCCTTAAGGGCAAGATTGAACAGGAGTTCA gCATAGATTGCCACATGCCAGCCAACGGAGAGACAGCCACTGTGACAACAAATCCCAGCGTGCCTGTGGATATCTCACTCAACCTGCTCAAGCGAGAAATGGCTCTCGGAG GGCCGCTTCCTGATCCCAAAAAGCCCCGTACCATGCATGGAACCCTGATCATGAAAGAAAAC AGTCTGAAGCTGGTGTCGTCAGAGCAGGCCCTGAAGGAGCTGGGCCTCAACGAACATCAGTTACGCTTCACCTGCCGCGTGCAGCTCCAGGACCCGCACAGCGACCCAGACACACTTCACAGAATCTACATACACCTCAAGAG CGTGTTGAAAGGTTACACCATCCAGCACCTCCCCGATGGTACAGTCATGGTGGAGTCCATCGTCATCAAAGTCTCCTCCTCTGCCGAAGACCCCAACACCAAGGTCCTGCTACTTTCCTGGAGTTATcag GACGAGGACCTGGGCAGCTTCCTGTCAACTCTGCTGAAAAAGGGGCTTCCATCTGGACTCTGCTGA